From the genome of bacterium, one region includes:
- a CDS encoding glycosyltransferase family 9 protein codes for MTPLQDWLLERLRAQRANQAPRLEKSRILAVQIAGMGDFLLAVPAIRALRGCGEGARVDLLTSTKSARAAQGCPHVEEIFPVDLHSAPGNNAFTAGWGALLSALVRIRRKRYDLAVNLMGLYSPKGAVRMGLLFRSMGIPHLAGRDTRGAGTFYHTALAETLETPRNERDINLELIARLGIANPAGEALEIWPSAADEQTAAALADRLPGGGPLVGVNPGSDRPEKVWAEDLFLEVMRGLRQEKNARFLLTGGPAEAALTARLAQRFGEGAVDTVGRIGFHGTGALMRKMDLFLTCDTAALHLAWAAGAPSVALFKRENIGRYRPGTDRILCLVGRENSPAAPIQLTAADVLAACRKQIGARSGHRA; via the coding sequence ATGACCCCCCTTCAGGACTGGCTGCTGGAGCGGCTGCGGGCCCAACGGGCGAACCAGGCCCCCCGCCTCGAGAAGTCGCGCATCCTGGCGGTGCAAATCGCGGGAATGGGAGACTTTCTGCTGGCGGTGCCCGCCATCCGGGCGCTGCGTGGCTGCGGAGAAGGCGCCCGGGTGGATCTTCTCACCAGCACGAAGAGCGCCCGCGCCGCGCAGGGCTGCCCCCACGTCGAAGAAATTTTTCCCGTCGATTTGCACTCGGCCCCGGGAAATAACGCCTTCACCGCCGGCTGGGGCGCGCTCCTCTCCGCCCTTGTGCGCATCCGCAGAAAAAGATACGACCTCGCCGTCAACCTTATGGGGCTCTACTCCCCCAAGGGCGCGGTGCGGATGGGACTCCTTTTCCGGTCGATGGGAATTCCCCATCTCGCCGGAAGGGACACGCGAGGCGCCGGGACCTTCTACCACACCGCCCTCGCGGAGACGCTGGAGACGCCCCGCAACGAGCGAGACATCAACCTGGAGCTGATCGCCCGGCTCGGCATCGCGAATCCTGCGGGAGAAGCCCTCGAAATCTGGCCGAGCGCCGCGGATGAACAAACAGCCGCCGCCCTCGCGGATCGCCTTCCCGGAGGGGGCCCGCTCGTCGGCGTGAACCCCGGCAGCGACCGCCCCGAAAAAGTGTGGGCCGAGGATTTATTTCTCGAGGTCATGCGCGGGCTTCGGCAAGAGAAGAACGCCCGGTTCCTGCTGACGGGCGGGCCCGCAGAGGCCGCCCTTACCGCCCGGCTGGCCCAAAGATTCGGCGAGGGCGCGGTGGACACCGTCGGCCGGATTGGCTTCCACGGCACCGGGGCGCTCATGCGGAAGATGGATCTTTTCCTGACCTGCGACACCGCCGCCCTTCACCTCGCATGGGCGGCGGGTGCCCCTTCAGTCGCGCTTTTCAAGCGGGAGAACATCGGCCGCTACCGGCCCGGGACCGACCGCATTCTTTGCCTCGTGGGCAGGGAAAACTCCCCGGCGGCCCCCATCCAACTCACCGCCGCGGACGTTCTCGCGGCCTGCCGAAAACAGATCGGTGCCCGTTCCGGACACCGCGCCTGA
- a CDS encoding flippase: MENDLKPRIFSNSALLVLGVAVNALIGLYITRALARYLGVAFYGQFALAFVYLNFTAVIANFGFDTILLREVARNKDQSNPIVTAGIVLKLVFATAALLAGAAYLFSRDYDPAYTWAVVFLLLTHYVAAVDTFEIVHRAHLRGGNVAAGSVISQLLTLGVVLFGRQNGWPVEWLIAAHVFVRMPRALFFYFRLRGVAPFRWMWEREWVRRILKESAVIGLTGILWVVYFRVDTLMLEWMKGPEAVGQYAAAFKFIDLALLGSGVVMSSLSPLLAERWPKNPEGFRWIYQQTINYLAMLGALVAGVMVVFGADLIRNLYSPLFTDAIAILRILSIAAVIIYVSNALGHTIVAVGIQGPGFLTTRILAAVVNVGLNFYFIPRWGGYGAAWATVISDAAVVLVAPFFVRHRTGLLPNPWVPIMGVAAVWLSWRAYLFAGGGRLAATWPGRLAGGGVLLAAAAIFIFIHRRQFGELIKNLRRRPAAAAEVRAPESA; this comes from the coding sequence TTGGAAAACGACCTCAAACCCAGAATCTTTTCCAACTCGGCGCTCCTCGTCCTGGGCGTGGCCGTCAACGCGCTCATCGGCCTCTACATCACCCGGGCGCTGGCCCGCTATCTCGGCGTCGCTTTCTACGGGCAGTTCGCCCTCGCCTTCGTCTACCTGAACTTCACCGCCGTCATCGCCAACTTCGGCTTCGACACGATCCTTCTGCGCGAGGTGGCGCGGAACAAGGACCAGTCCAACCCCATCGTCACCGCCGGCATCGTCCTGAAGCTCGTTTTCGCCACCGCCGCCCTCCTCGCGGGCGCCGCCTATCTTTTCTCGCGGGACTACGACCCCGCCTACACGTGGGCCGTGGTCTTCCTGCTGCTGACGCACTACGTCGCCGCCGTCGACACCTTCGAGATCGTCCACCGGGCCCACCTGCGGGGCGGAAACGTCGCCGCGGGCTCCGTCATCTCCCAACTCCTCACCCTGGGCGTTGTCCTCTTCGGGAGACAAAACGGCTGGCCGGTGGAGTGGCTGATTGCCGCGCACGTATTCGTGCGGATGCCGCGGGCCCTCTTCTTCTATTTCAGGCTTCGGGGAGTGGCGCCCTTCCGCTGGATGTGGGAGCGCGAGTGGGTCCGCCGCATCCTGAAGGAGTCCGCCGTCATCGGCCTGACCGGAATCCTCTGGGTCGTCTACTTCCGGGTGGACACCCTGATGCTCGAGTGGATGAAGGGCCCCGAGGCGGTGGGCCAGTACGCCGCCGCCTTCAAGTTCATCGATCTGGCGCTGCTCGGCTCGGGGGTCGTGATGAGCTCCCTCTCCCCCCTCCTCGCGGAAAGATGGCCCAAAAACCCGGAAGGGTTCCGCTGGATCTACCAGCAGACCATCAACTACCTCGCCATGCTGGGCGCCCTGGTCGCCGGGGTGATGGTCGTCTTCGGGGCCGATCTGATCCGCAACCTGTACAGCCCCCTCTTCACGGATGCCATCGCCATTCTCCGCATCCTCTCCATCGCCGCCGTCATTATTTACGTCAGCAACGCGCTGGGCCACACCATCGTCGCCGTTGGAATCCAGGGGCCGGGCTTTCTCACCACGCGCATCCTGGCCGCGGTGGTCAACGTCGGGCTGAACTTCTATTTCATCCCGAGGTGGGGGGGCTACGGCGCCGCCTGGGCCACCGTGATCAGCGACGCCGCCGTCGTTCTGGTAGCGCCCTTCTTCGTGCGCCACCGCACGGGGCTTCTCCCCAACCCCTGGGTTCCCATCATGGGGGTGGCGGCCGTCTGGCTCTCCTGGCGGGCCTATCTCTTCGCGGGAGGCGGGCGCCTCGCGGCCACATGGCCGGGGCGCCTCGCGGGCGGGGGGGTGCTTCTGGCCGCGGCGGCGATCTTCATCTTCATCCACCGGCGGCAGTTCGGCGAGCTGATCAAAAATCTGCGGCGGCGCCCAGCGGCCGCCGCTGAAGTCCGGGCACCGGAGAGCGCCTGA
- a CDS encoding class I SAM-dependent methyltransferase, which produces MKEFAKRLFRGLGFDIVRRGSVPSDLRRIRSDFTAEELALVQEVSPHTQTGPERILALVRAVEYVVANGIPGAIVECGVWKGGSMLAATKTLSRLGVSDRELYLFDTFQGLTAPGEQDVSLWGTDASAEYRKFEDEAEAGPDIFALNIAPREGVENLMRGSGYPWEKFHFIEGKVEDTLPAAAPERIALLRLDTDWYESTRHEMLHLFPRLAKGGVLILDDYGEWLGARRAVDEYLAEHKVPMLLNRIDYTGRVGVKLE; this is translated from the coding sequence ATGAAGGAATTTGCGAAGCGTCTTTTCCGCGGGCTGGGTTTCGACATCGTTCGCCGCGGCTCGGTGCCGAGCGATCTGCGCCGCATCCGGAGCGATTTCACGGCGGAGGAGCTGGCGCTGGTTCAGGAGGTCTCCCCCCATACCCAGACCGGCCCCGAGCGCATCCTCGCCCTCGTGCGCGCGGTGGAGTATGTCGTGGCGAACGGCATTCCGGGAGCGATCGTCGAGTGCGGCGTGTGGAAGGGGGGGAGCATGCTGGCGGCGACGAAAACCCTGAGCCGGCTCGGCGTCTCCGATCGGGAGCTTTATCTGTTCGATACCTTTCAGGGTCTGACTGCGCCGGGAGAGCAAGATGTCTCGCTCTGGGGGACGGACGCTTCGGCGGAATACCGGAAATTCGAGGACGAGGCGGAAGCGGGCCCGGATATCTTCGCGCTGAACATCGCGCCGCGCGAGGGGGTCGAGAATCTGATGCGTGGCTCCGGGTATCCGTGGGAAAAATTTCATTTCATCGAAGGCAAGGTGGAGGACACCCTTCCCGCGGCGGCGCCGGAGCGGATTGCGCTGCTCCGCCTCGATACGGACTGGTATGAATCCACGCGCCACGAGATGTTGCACCTCTTCCCGCGCCTCGCGAAGGGGGGCGTTCTCATCCTCGATGACTACGGCGAGTGGCTGGGCGCGCGGAGGGCGGTGGATGAATATTTGGCCGAACACAAGGTGCCCATGCTTCTCAACCGCATCGACTATACCGGCCGGGTGGGCGTCAAGCTCGAATGA